In one Streptomyces sp. NBC_01241 genomic region, the following are encoded:
- a CDS encoding ABC transporter substrate-binding protein, giving the protein MPSISSPVRTIALLTTGLVLLTACGGGTSDSAAKSGSADGYPVTLKNCGRTVTVESAPRRAVSVDQGSTEILLSLGLADRLAATATWTDPVMKGLEKANAKVPRIADNRPSSEKVLDQEPDFISASFESTLAKGGVAPREQFEELGVPTYVSPADCTGKDNSGGGDGARTEPLTMDSVYGEVRDLARVFGVQERGDTLVARLRARVQKATGSIDASGATLLYWFSDSKAPYLAGCCGAPGIITGELGAKNVFDDTHEEWPQISWETVADRNPDVLVIGDLTRKAQTAESATKKIEFLESNPVTKNMDAVRHKRYILLSGQAMNPSIRTVEGVERVAAGLRTFGLAG; this is encoded by the coding sequence GTGCCGTCCATATCCAGCCCCGTCCGCACCATCGCCCTGCTCACGACGGGACTCGTCCTGCTGACCGCCTGCGGCGGCGGAACGAGCGACTCCGCCGCGAAGTCCGGCTCCGCCGACGGATATCCCGTGACGCTGAAGAACTGCGGACGCACCGTCACCGTCGAATCCGCGCCGCGCCGCGCCGTCTCCGTCGACCAGGGGTCGACGGAGATCCTGCTGTCGCTCGGCCTCGCCGACCGGCTGGCCGCCACCGCGACCTGGACCGACCCGGTGATGAAGGGCCTGGAGAAGGCCAATGCCAAGGTCCCCAGGATCGCCGACAACCGGCCCTCGTCGGAGAAGGTCCTCGACCAGGAGCCCGACTTCATCAGCGCGTCGTTCGAGTCGACCCTCGCCAAGGGCGGCGTCGCCCCCCGCGAACAGTTCGAGGAACTCGGCGTCCCCACCTACGTCTCGCCCGCCGACTGCACCGGCAAGGACAACAGCGGCGGCGGCGACGGAGCCCGTACCGAGCCACTGACCATGGACAGCGTCTACGGCGAAGTGCGCGACCTGGCAAGGGTGTTCGGCGTGCAGGAGCGCGGCGACACGCTCGTGGCGCGGCTGCGGGCCCGGGTACAGAAGGCGACCGGGTCCATCGACGCCTCCGGTGCCACCCTCCTTTACTGGTTCTCCGACTCCAAGGCCCCGTACCTGGCCGGCTGTTGCGGAGCACCCGGGATCATCACCGGGGAACTCGGCGCGAAGAACGTCTTCGACGACACACACGAGGAATGGCCGCAGATCAGCTGGGAGACCGTTGCCGACCGCAACCCCGACGTCCTGGTCATCGGCGACCTGACCCGCAAGGCACAGACCGCCGAGAGCGCCACGAAGAAGATCGAATTCCTGGAGTCCAACCCCGTCACGAAGAACATGGACGCCGTCAGGCACAAGCGGTACATCCTGCTGAGCGGCCAGGCCATGAACCCGTCCATCCGGACGGTCGAGGGCGTGGAACGCGTCGCCGCCGGGCTGCGCACGTTCGGGCTCGCGGGGTGA